In a genomic window of Branchiostoma floridae strain S238N-H82 chromosome 19, Bfl_VNyyK, whole genome shotgun sequence:
- the LOC118407067 gene encoding trans-L-3-hydroxyproline dehydratase-like — MAETNQQVTISDSKSPPFVIKTVEMHTGGEPVRIITDGYPKIEAKTILEKRAYVRDNLDVFRKRLMWEPRGHYDMYGALLVEPDDKNADIGVLFMENKGYSTMCGHASIGLGRYVVDSGIVTATSPQTEVVLQCPTGPVKMWVDYQDGKSGRVRFHSVPAFVFALDQEVDVPKYGRVKVDIASGGAFYAILPDRSLGLDIRTAPVQAVRNAATAVTEAVKKAVPLRHPEHPDLAFLYRTIITDGRDEYDPTPTVHTSVYGDASADRSPCGSGTTARVSVMVR; from the exons ATGGCCGAAACAAACCAACAGGTAACCATTTCTGACTCCAAATCGCCTCCGTTTGTCATCAAAACCGTCGAGATGCACACAGGCGGTGAACCTGTACGAATCATCACCGACGGATACCCTAAAATCGAGGCGAAAACCATCCTAGAGAAGCGAGCCTACGTTCGGGACAACCTGGACGTTTTTCGGAAGAGGTTGATGTGGGAGCCGAGAGGCCACTATGACATGTACGGGGCCTTGTTGGTCGAGCCAGACGACAAAAACGCGGACATCGGCGTGCTTTTCATGGAAAACAAGGGCTATAGCACCATGTGTGGACATGCTAGTATCGGGCTGGGGCGTTACGTGGTAGACAGTGGCATAGTTACCGCGACAAGCCCTCAGACAGAAGTTGTTCTCCAGTGCCCGACCGGCCCCGTGAAAATGTGGGTCGATTATCAAGACGGAAAAAGTGGGCGTGTCAG ATTCCACAGTGTTCCAGCGTTTGTCTTTGCGCTCGACCAAGAAGTCGACGTTCCTAAGTATGGGCGCGTGAAGGTAGACATCGCTTCCGGAGGAGCGTTCTACGCCATTCTCCCTGACCGTTCTCTCGGGCTAGATATCCGTACAGCTCCTGTTCAAGCCGTCAGGAACGCCGCCACAGCAGTGACAGAAGCCGTGAAGAAGGCCGTGCCGTTACGCCACCCGGAGCACCCGGACCTGGCGTTCCTGTACAGGACGATCATAACAGACGGGCGGGACGAGTACGACCCGACGCCGACGGTTCACACCAGTGTGTACGGTGATGCGTCCGCAGACCGGTCTCCGTGTGGGTCGGGAACAACGGCAAGAGTTTCTGTAATGGTGAGATAA
- the LOC118407066 gene encoding trans-L-3-hydroxyproline dehydratase-like → MDSDQVKEVKMAPSKRQKTFSDSESPPFVIKTVEMHTGGEPVRIITEGYPKIQGKTILEKRAYVRDHLDVFRKRLLWEPRGHYDMYGALLVEPDDKTADIGVLFMHNNGYGTMCGHACIGLGRYVVDKGIVPAKSPETELVIQCPTGPVKVWVDYQDGRSGRARFHSVPAFVFALDQEVDVPNYGRVKVDIASGGAFYAFLPDSSLGLDLRTAPIETVRSAAIAVTEAVRKAVKLRHPEHPDMAYLDGTIITDGRDEYDETPTVHTSVFGGTFVDRSPCGSGTTARVAILHRRGQLDLSKARQFASGPTGSVMTGRPVRETRWGEFDAVIVEVAGNAYYTGTAEFTVEPDDPLKDGFLVK, encoded by the exons ATGGACTCCGACCAAGTAAAGGAGGTCAAAATGGCCCCATCAAAACGACAGAAAACTTTCTCTGACTCCGAATCGCCTCCGTTTGTCATCAAAACAGTCGAGATGCACACGGGCGGTGAACCTGTACGAATCATCACCGAGGGATATCCCAAAATCCAAGGGAAAACCATCCTAGAGAAGCGGGCCTACGTTCGGGACCACCTGGACGTATTCCGGAAGAGGTTGCTTTGGGAGCCGAGAGGCCACTATGACATGTACGGGGCCCTGCTGGTCGAGCCAGACGACAAAACTGCGGATATCGGCGTGCTTTTCATGCACAACAATGGCTATGGTACCATGTGCGGGCACGCTTGTATCGGGCTGGGGCGATACGTGGTAGATAAAGGGATAGTTCCCGCGAAAAGCCCAGAAACAGAACTGGTCATCCAGTGCCCGACCGGTCCGGTGAAAGTGTGGGTAGATTATCAAGACGGAAGAAGCGGACGTGCCAG ATTCCACAGTGTTCCTGCGTTTGTCTTTGCGCTCGACCAAGAAGTCGACGTTCCCAACTATGGACGGGTGAAGGTAGACATCGCCTCCGGAGGGGCGTTCTACGCCTTTCTCCCCGACAGCTCTCTGGGGCTAGATCTCCGTACAGCTCCTATTGAAACCGTGAGAAGCGCAGCTATAGCAGTGACAGAAGCCGTGAGGAAGGCAGTGAAGTTGCGCCACCCGGAGCACCCGGACATGGCGTACTTGGACGGGACGATCATAACGGACGGGCGGGACGAGTACGACGAGACGCCGACGGTTCACACCAGTGTGTTCGGTGGGACGTTCGTGGACCGGTCACCGTGTGGATCGGGTACAACAGCAAGAGTTGCTATACTG CACCGCCGTGGGCAGCTCGACCTGTCCAAAGCGCGTCAGTTCGCGAGCGGCCCCACGGGCTCGGTGATGACGGGCCGGCCGGTGAGAGAGACCAGGTGGGGAGAGTTCGACGCTGTGATCGTGGAAGTGGCGGGAAATGCGTACTACACCGGAACCGCAGAGTTTACAGTCGAGCCGGACGACCCACTGAAAGATGGCTTCCTCGTCAAGTGA
- the LOC118407068 gene encoding E3 ubiquitin-protein ligase TRIM56-like: MATASFSEKVSDDFIQCTICCYNFKKPKVLPCLHTFCAHCLQEWVQKNDDNTFPCPTCREQVHLPENGVEGLKDNFFLASLVKAVTEHHKVRHGQDGLLCTTCDEGKPATSRCSECAEFLCESCESAHRLQRATKGHTLFTFEELKTGKYDGVFKTRKAPPCPKHSGEILKLYCRTCETPICNECALFEHRDSQHDLKRIEEVAAEKRKTILDLTPHCLARKHFFQRTEEVQNRLKEQLQINTARARQNVHKTVQTLIALVNEEGERLLTCIDTEEASRTKQIEAEIEGAQISLASAKSTCEFAETLAREGGDYEVVSFSQDLTARLNDLTKPPADTVNFGLANIAVDYSVMGRKLKQNVPPPPKYLMQKSTERELRSLLKLKGVSQSRTSSGSRTGLGPKQNGRGSLKGNQPHGTMEHYINQSAWGFPGSIKIHYIFPSGIQGPEHPNPGKTYSGTSQTAYLPNNKEGHEVLKLLQQAFNKGLVFTIGISEIAGWNDTYLATVREQLAAKGIK, translated from the exons ATGGCGACTGCTTCTTTCTCGGAGAAAGTCAGCGACGACTTCATTCAGTGTACGATCTGTTGCTACAACTTTAAGAAGCCGAAGGTTCTTCCCTGCTTGCACACCTTCTGTGCGCACTGTTTACAGGAATGGGTCCAGAAGAACGATGACAACACCTTTCCGTGTCCCACCTGTCGTGAGCAAGTTCATTTGCCCGAAAATGGCGTCGAGGGTCTAAAGGACAACTTTTTCCTCGCCAGCCTGGTGAAAGCCGTGACAGAGCACCACAAGGTTCGCCACGGGCAGGATGGCCTCCTCTGCACCACTTGTGACGAAGGGAAGCCTGCCACGTCCAGGTGTTCGGAGTGTGCTGAGTTTCTGTGCGAAAGTTGTGAGTCGGCACATCGTCTTCAGAGAGCTACCAAGGGCCACACTCTCTTCACGTTTGAGGAACTGAAGACGGGCAAATATGACGGCGTCTTCAAGACAAGGAAAGCTCCACCGTGTCCCAAACATTCAGGAGAGATCCTGAAGCTCTACTGTAGGACATGTGAGACTCCGATATGCAACGAATGCGCCTTGTTTGAACACAGGGACTCACAGCACGACCTCAAGCGCATTGAAGAGGTGGCCGCTGAGAAGAGAAAGACAATCTTAGATCTCACACCTCATTGCCTGGCCCGAAAGCACTTCTTCCAACGGACAGAAGAAGTTCAAAACCGCCTGAAGGAACAACTTCAGATAAATACAGCGAGGGCTCGTCAGAACGTCCACAAAACTGTGCAAACTTTGATTGCCCTGGTTAATGAAGAAGGAGAGAGGCTTTTAACATGTATTGACACAGAGGAAGCATCCAGGACAAAACAGATAGAAGCAGAGATAGAGGGAGCGCAGATCAGTCTGGCGAGCGCCAAGAGTACGTGTGAGTTTGCAGAGACTCTAGCTAGGGAGGGAGGCGACTACGAAGTTGTGTCTTTCTCACAGGATTTGACGGCTAGACTGAACGACTTGACCAAACCACCTGCCGACACTGTAAACTTTGGACTGGCAAACATCGCGGTTGATTACTCTGTGATGGGGCGCAAGTTAAAACAAAACGTCCCGCCACCTCCAAAATACTTAATGCAAAAATCAACGGAGAGAGAACTACGTTCTCTGCTGAAGTTGAAAGGAGTATCGCAAAGTCGGACGAGCTCCGGATCCAGAACAGGTCTTGGTCCGAAACAAAACGGGCGTGGAAGTCTGAAAGGCAACCAACCCCATGGGACAATGGAACATTACATCAATCAGTCAGCATGGGGTTTTCCTGGCAGCATTAAGATCCACTACATCTTCCCCAGTGGTATACAAGGG CCGGAGCATCCAAATCCTGGAAAGACGTACAGTGGAACATCGCAGACAGCCTACCTTCCAAACAATAAGGAGGGCCATGAGGTTCTAAAACTCCTACAGCAAGCCTTTAACAAGGGTCTAGTCTTCACCATTGGCATATCAGAGATTGCAGGATGGAATGATACT TATTTGGCAACAGTGAGGGAGCAACTTGCTGCAAAGGGCATCAAGTAG